One segment of Capnocytophaga sp. oral taxon 878 DNA contains the following:
- a CDS encoding ABC transporter permease — protein sequence MSVDSFNRRRLLSSYFSVIVSITLVLFLLGFFGFLVLSTKKLANHFKEQVTVTVLIKDNAKEADITQLQKTLSVADFVKSLHLVSKEEAAEMLSKKIGEDFVTFLGTNPLQNTIDLSLKAEYAEPEKMQEIKRELEQNSFVSEVIYDQSLVALIHENVNQIGLVTLVFSALFTFISVLLINASIRLSIYSKRFIIKTMQLVGATRSFIRRPFIRTNVRLGIVGALIAIGLFYLSLWGIVRSYPEFGVLIDNTILFIVFAGILLVGILISWGSTFFATQRFLNLNTNDLYY from the coding sequence ATGTCAGTAGATTCATTTAATAGACGTAGATTACTCAGTTCCTATTTTTCTGTAATAGTAAGTATTACGTTGGTGCTTTTTTTGTTAGGTTTTTTTGGATTTTTGGTACTTAGTACTAAAAAGTTGGCTAATCATTTTAAAGAGCAAGTTACAGTAACTGTACTAATAAAAGATAATGCAAAGGAAGCGGATATTACGCAATTACAGAAGACCTTATCGGTAGCAGACTTTGTAAAATCACTGCATTTGGTATCAAAGGAAGAAGCGGCAGAGATGCTGAGCAAAAAGATAGGTGAGGATTTTGTTACCTTTTTGGGTACCAATCCGCTGCAAAACACTATTGATTTGAGTTTGAAAGCTGAGTATGCAGAGCCAGAAAAGATGCAAGAGATAAAGCGGGAATTGGAGCAAAACTCTTTTGTTTCGGAAGTGATATACGACCAATCGTTGGTTGCTTTGATTCACGAGAATGTAAACCAAATAGGGCTAGTAACCTTGGTATTTAGTGCGTTATTTACTTTTATATCAGTATTGCTTATCAATGCTTCGATAAGGCTTTCGATCTACTCTAAGAGGTTTATTATTAAAACAATGCAACTGGTAGGCGCCACCCGTAGTTTTATACGCAGGCCTTTTATTCGTACTAATGTGCGATTGGGTATAGTGGGGGCGCTGATAGCGATTGGGTTATTCTATCTGTCATTATGGGGAATTGTGCGTTCATACCCTGAATTTGGTGTATTGATAGATAATACAATATTATTTATAGTTTTTGCGGGTATTTTGCTAGTAGGAATACTCATAAGCTGGGGTAGTACTTTTTTTGCGACCCAACGTTTTTTGAATCTAAACACTAATGACCTTTACTATTAA
- the secDF gene encoding protein translocase subunit SecDF, producing the protein MQNKGLIKLFALLFGLVSIYQLSFTYVAGSVEDKAKAFAEAKVPNTQADYITKREAVEAKYLDSMLGRDVYNIGIAKFTYAEIKEKELNRGLDLKGGINVILQISVKDILRGLANNSKDPIFNKSLVEADEQLRKTDRTYLELFFEAYEKNGGKLASPDVFANKTLSDQINFQMSNSQVRPIISRKVDESIVSAFEVLRKRIDKFGVSQPNIQRLGTSGRILIELPGAKDIDRVKGLLQSTAQLEFWETFKAKDVLPYFQALNEQLKTTTANKKPAATTDTLTAATQSASSAIDSLLTTTQKDSVPAGQNAVNPLFSLATITRDQTSPVILSVSIKDTMQFNSYLHSPEAKLLLPAELQYAKFVWSKPDSKASVVQLYALKGNRDGVAPLTGNVITDANQTYDVLSQPAVSMQMDSKGARIWENLTGKAFTERGNIAIVLDDIVYSAPGVSNGAISGGRSEITGNFTLNEAIDLANVLRAGKLPAGADIVQSEIVGPSLGQEAIDSGMMSFFIATIFIFGWMIFYYGRAGIYADLALLVNILLIFGVLASIGAVLTLPGIAGIVLTIGMAVDANVLIFERSKEELRKGKNVAQAVVDGFKHALSSILDSNITTALTALILLFFGSGPIQGFATTLLIGIATTLFTAIFITRLLIDYSVEKRHNLAFSTPITKNWLANVNLNFIGKRKIGYAISIVLSIIGLISLFTRGLDQGIDFVGGRTYQVRFEHEVNPTQVGEALKNDLGNVEVKTFGAPNQVKISTKYKVEEESTEVDNEVQELLYKGLQSFLPQGLSYNDFAQANSSDKIGIMQSMKVGPTIAEDIKSSAFWSVIGSLIVIGLYILFRFRKWQFSMGAILSSAHDVLLVLGIYSLTYSIMPFNMEIDQAFIAAILTVVGYSLNDTVIIYDRIREVMREPHWSREKINHALNTTLSRTLNTSFTTLAVLVTIFIFGGETLRGFMFAMIIGVFVGTYSSIFVAAPIIYDTVKDESEPKAELKK; encoded by the coding sequence ATGCAAAACAAAGGACTTATTAAACTATTTGCCTTACTTTTTGGGCTGGTAAGTATTTACCAACTTTCATTTACGTATGTGGCAGGTAGTGTGGAAGACAAAGCTAAAGCGTTTGCTGAGGCAAAAGTACCTAATACTCAAGCTGACTACATTACTAAGCGTGAGGCTGTGGAGGCTAAGTATTTGGACTCAATGTTGGGGCGCGATGTGTATAACATCGGTATTGCAAAGTTCACTTATGCTGAAATAAAAGAAAAGGAATTGAACCGAGGGCTTGACTTAAAGGGCGGTATCAATGTTATTTTGCAAATTTCGGTAAAAGATATTCTTCGTGGACTTGCAAACAACTCAAAAGATCCCATCTTTAACAAATCATTAGTGGAAGCCGATGAACAGCTTCGTAAGACAGATAGAACTTACTTGGAATTGTTCTTTGAAGCGTACGAGAAAAATGGAGGAAAATTGGCTTCACCTGATGTGTTCGCTAACAAGACACTTAGCGATCAAATAAACTTCCAGATGAGCAACAGCCAAGTTCGTCCTATTATCAGTCGTAAAGTGGACGAATCAATAGTTTCGGCTTTTGAAGTATTGCGTAAACGTATTGATAAATTTGGGGTATCACAGCCTAATATTCAACGTTTGGGTACCTCTGGGCGTATTCTTATAGAGCTTCCAGGAGCTAAGGATATAGACCGAGTAAAGGGGTTATTGCAAAGTACTGCGCAACTTGAGTTTTGGGAAACCTTTAAAGCAAAAGACGTGCTTCCTTATTTCCAGGCTCTCAACGAACAACTTAAGACTACAACTGCTAACAAAAAACCAGCAGCTACTACTGATACACTTACTGCAGCTACGCAAAGTGCAAGTAGTGCTATAGACTCATTACTTACTACTACACAAAAAGATTCGGTACCGGCTGGACAAAATGCTGTTAATCCGCTATTTAGTTTGGCTACAATAACTAGAGATCAAACTTCGCCAGTTATTTTGTCAGTAAGTATTAAAGATACTATGCAGTTTAATAGTTATCTTCATTCACCAGAAGCTAAACTACTATTACCTGCAGAGTTACAATATGCTAAATTTGTATGGAGCAAGCCAGATAGTAAAGCTTCGGTTGTACAGTTATATGCTTTGAAAGGCAATCGTGATGGTGTAGCACCACTTACTGGTAATGTAATTACTGATGCGAACCAAACTTATGATGTACTAAGCCAACCAGCAGTATCAATGCAAATGGATAGTAAAGGGGCTCGTATTTGGGAAAACCTTACTGGTAAAGCCTTTACAGAGAGAGGTAATATAGCTATTGTACTTGATGATATAGTATATTCGGCACCAGGGGTGAGCAATGGAGCTATTTCGGGAGGTCGTTCGGAGATTACAGGTAACTTTACTTTAAATGAGGCTATTGACCTTGCAAACGTGCTTCGTGCGGGTAAACTACCTGCTGGGGCAGACATTGTACAATCGGAAATAGTAGGGCCTTCATTAGGACAAGAGGCTATTGACAGCGGTATGATGTCGTTCTTTATTGCTACTATTTTCATTTTTGGATGGATGATATTCTACTACGGACGTGCAGGTATTTATGCTGACCTTGCACTGCTAGTGAATATACTTCTTATATTTGGTGTACTTGCAAGTATTGGTGCGGTGCTTACCTTACCAGGTATTGCGGGTATAGTACTTACCATAGGTATGGCGGTGGATGCGAACGTGCTTATCTTTGAGCGCTCAAAAGAAGAGTTGCGCAAGGGCAAGAACGTAGCACAAGCTGTGGTAGATGGATTTAAACACGCTTTATCATCTATCTTAGACTCTAACATTACTACTGCCTTGACAGCACTTATATTGTTGTTCTTTGGTAGTGGTCCTATTCAAGGTTTTGCTACTACCCTACTTATAGGTATTGCTACTACCCTATTCACTGCTATCTTTATCACCCGTTTACTTATTGATTACAGTGTTGAGAAACGCCATAACCTTGCCTTCAGTACTCCTATTACGAAGAATTGGCTTGCTAATGTAAATCTGAACTTTATAGGCAAACGCAAGATAGGTTATGCAATCTCGATCGTACTAAGTATTATAGGTCTTATCTCACTATTTACTCGTGGTTTAGATCAAGGTATTGACTTTGTGGGTGGACGTACTTACCAAGTGCGTTTTGAACACGAAGTGAACCCAACCCAAGTGGGTGAAGCGTTGAAAAATGACTTAGGTAATGTAGAGGTGAAGACTTTTGGTGCTCCTAACCAAGTGAAAATCTCTACTAAATACAAAGTAGAGGAAGAAAGTACTGAGGTAGATAACGAGGTACAAGAGTTACTATACAAAGGCTTACAAAGCTTCTTACCACAAGGACTTTCATACAATGACTTTGCGCAAGCAAACTCAAGTGATAAGATAGGTATTATGCAATCAATGAAGGTAGGACCTACCATAGCTGAAGATATTAAGAGCAGTGCATTCTGGTCGGTAATTGGTTCGCTAATAGTGATTGGTTTGTATATATTGTTCCGTTTCCGCAAATGGCAATTCTCGATGGGTGCGATCCTATCATCGGCTCACGACGTGCTTTTGGTATTGGGTATTTACTCACTTACTTACAGCATTATGCCTTTCAATATGGAGATAGACCAAGCGTTCATAGCTGCTATTCTGACAGTAGTGGGTTACTCATTGAACGACACGGTGATTATTTACGACCGTATTAGGGAGGTAATGCGCGAGCCACACTGGTCACGTGAGAAGATTAACCACGCACTGAATACTACCCTTAGCCGTACGCTGAACACCTCGTTCACTACATTGGCGGTATTGGTAACTATCTTTATTTTTGGTGGTGAGACCTTACGAGGCTTTATGTTTGCTATGATTATAGGTGTATTTGTAGGTACTTATTCATCTATATTTGTAGCGGCTCCTATCATCTATGATACTGTAAAAGATGAATCAGAGCCTAAAGCAGAGCTTAAAAAATAA
- a CDS encoding proline dehydrogenase family protein — translation MENRFADTKTAFALKSQSELNWAYWLFKLIGSPTLTKVGTALTNFSLKMRLPVEGLIKRTVFKQFCGGISEQDCLPVIKKMHEKGVGSVLDYSVEGKEDEASLEATFKKTMETIDFGNAHRNEGIPIVVFKPTGFGRFAIFQKITEREPLTAEEEKEWERIKERFDAACKKAYEYKIPILVDAEESWMQTAADDLVEEMMRKYNKEEAVVYNTLQMYRHDRLPYLKGLYERAVADGFYIGVKIVRGAYMEKENERAAQKGYPTPICANKQATDDNYNAVVTYILDHIDRIALFAGTHNEQSTALIMNLMKEKGLQPNDKRVWIAQLYGMSDHISFNASEEGYNVAKYLPFGPVREVMPYLIRRAEENTSVAGQTGRELSLLSAEKKRRKEEN, via the coding sequence ATGGAAAATCGTTTTGCAGACACTAAGACGGCTTTTGCTCTTAAAAGCCAATCGGAATTGAATTGGGCTTATTGGCTCTTTAAACTTATAGGGAGCCCTACCCTTACTAAAGTAGGGACAGCGCTTACTAACTTCTCATTAAAAATGCGATTGCCTGTAGAGGGGCTTATAAAACGCACTGTTTTCAAGCAATTTTGTGGTGGTATATCGGAACAAGACTGCTTGCCTGTAATTAAGAAAATGCATGAAAAGGGAGTGGGCTCGGTACTGGACTACTCGGTAGAAGGTAAGGAAGATGAAGCATCGTTGGAAGCTACATTTAAGAAGACAATGGAGACTATTGACTTTGGTAATGCGCACCGCAATGAGGGGATTCCTATTGTGGTATTCAAACCGACAGGTTTTGGGCGATTTGCTATATTCCAGAAAATTACTGAAAGAGAGCCTTTAACAGCTGAAGAAGAAAAGGAATGGGAACGTATAAAAGAGCGTTTTGATGCGGCTTGTAAAAAGGCTTATGAGTATAAGATTCCTATTTTGGTGGATGCTGAAGAGAGCTGGATGCAAACTGCTGCTGACGACCTTGTAGAGGAGATGATGCGCAAATATAACAAAGAAGAGGCTGTAGTGTACAATACCTTGCAAATGTATAGACACGACCGCTTGCCTTACTTAAAGGGCTTATATGAGCGTGCTGTAGCTGATGGTTTTTATATAGGAGTGAAGATAGTACGTGGGGCATATATGGAAAAAGAAAATGAACGTGCTGCACAAAAAGGCTATCCGACCCCTATATGTGCTAACAAACAAGCTACTGATGATAACTACAATGCTGTGGTTACTTATATTTTAGACCATATAGATAGAATTGCTCTTTTTGCGGGTACTCATAACGAACAAAGTACGGCTCTTATTATGAACTTGATGAAAGAAAAGGGCTTGCAACCTAATGACAAACGAGTGTGGATAGCACAACTGTACGGTATGAGTGACCATATTAGCTTTAACGCATCGGAAGAGGGGTATAATGTAGCTAAATACTTGCCTTTTGGACCGGTACGTGAAGTGATGCCTTACTTAATACGCAGGGCAGAGGAAAATACTTCGGTAGCAGGGCAAACGGGGCGTGAACTTAGCTTACTGAGCGCTGAGAAGAAAAGAAGGAAAGAAGAAAATTAG
- a CDS encoding DUF3098 domain-containing protein, which yields MIFKEKNYFFMAVGLAVITLGFILMSGGGSDNPAVFDPSVFSFRRIHLAPGLVLLGFAIEIYAILLNPDKESLKKKDK from the coding sequence ATGATATTTAAAGAAAAGAATTACTTTTTTATGGCGGTGGGATTGGCTGTAATCACTTTGGGTTTTATACTGATGAGTGGTGGAGGCAGTGATAATCCTGCTGTGTTTGACCCTTCGGTATTTAGTTTTAGGCGGATTCATCTTGCGCCAGGTTTGGTGCTTTTGGGCTTTGCCATTGAAATATATGCTATATTATTAAACCCAGATAAAGAGTCTTTGAAAAAAAAAGATAAATAA
- the lpdA gene encoding dihydrolipoyl dehydrogenase: MKKYDIAVIGSGPGGYVAAIRAAQLGFKTALIEKYNTLGGTCLNVGCIPSKALLDSSHHYDDTVKHLDAHGITISGEISFSLEKMIARKNEVVAQTCAGVQFLMDKNKVDVLKGVGSFLSKNEIQVTPNEGAAETIEATYTIIATGSKPASLPFITIDKERIITSTEALGLKEVPQHLIVIGGGVIGLELGQVYQRLGAKVSVVEYTDSIIPTMDRGLGRELTKVLKKQGFGFYTGHQVKEVTREGDTVIVKATTPKGEELSLEGDYCLVAVGRRPYTEGLNLGAAGVTTDERGRVIVNDHLQTSVGNIYAIGDVVRGAMLAHKAEEEGVLVVEQLAGQKPHIDYNCIPGVVYTTPEVASVGKSEEQLKAEGVSYKVGQFAFRALGRARASMETDGFVKILADTKTDEVLGVHIIGARAADIIAEAVTAMEFRASAEDIARICHAHPTFTEAVKEAALAATENRAIHA; the protein is encoded by the coding sequence ATGAAAAAATACGACATTGCAGTTATTGGATCGGGGCCTGGAGGCTATGTAGCCGCTATACGGGCTGCACAATTAGGCTTTAAAACAGCCTTGATTGAGAAATACAATACTTTGGGAGGTACTTGCCTGAATGTAGGCTGTATTCCTTCTAAAGCGTTGTTAGATTCGTCACACCATTATGACGATACTGTAAAACACCTTGATGCGCACGGCATTACCATAAGCGGAGAAATCAGTTTTAGTTTAGAAAAGATGATTGCCCGCAAAAACGAGGTAGTGGCACAAACTTGTGCTGGAGTACAATTCTTGATGGATAAAAACAAGGTAGATGTACTGAAGGGTGTGGGTAGTTTCCTCTCAAAGAATGAAATACAGGTAACCCCTAATGAGGGTGCTGCTGAAACAATTGAAGCTACATACACTATTATTGCTACGGGCTCAAAGCCAGCGTCATTACCTTTTATTACAATAGACAAAGAGCGCATTATCACTTCGACAGAAGCCTTAGGGCTAAAAGAAGTACCTCAGCACCTTATCGTAATAGGTGGGGGTGTGATAGGTTTAGAATTGGGACAGGTGTACCAACGCTTGGGGGCTAAAGTATCGGTAGTGGAATACACTGATAGTATTATACCTACTATGGACAGAGGCTTGGGACGTGAGCTTACTAAAGTGCTTAAGAAACAAGGTTTTGGATTCTATACAGGGCATCAGGTGAAAGAGGTAACCCGTGAAGGGGATACTGTAATTGTAAAAGCTACTACCCCTAAAGGTGAAGAGCTTAGCTTAGAAGGTGATTACTGCTTGGTAGCGGTAGGTAGGCGTCCTTACACTGAAGGACTGAACCTTGGCGCTGCTGGTGTAACTACTGATGAACGCGGTAGGGTAATAGTGAATGACCACTTGCAAACATCGGTGGGGAACATATATGCTATAGGTGATGTGGTACGTGGGGCTATGCTTGCCCATAAAGCTGAAGAAGAAGGTGTACTGGTAGTGGAACAACTGGCAGGACAAAAACCTCATATTGACTACAATTGCATACCAGGGGTAGTATATACCACTCCTGAGGTAGCTAGTGTAGGCAAGAGTGAAGAACAGCTGAAGGCTGAAGGTGTAAGCTACAAGGTAGGGCAATTTGCTTTCCGTGCCTTAGGACGTGCCCGTGCTAGTATGGAAACTGATGGCTTTGTGAAGATATTGGCTGATACTAAGACTGATGAGGTATTAGGGGTGCATATTATTGGTGCCCGTGCAGCAGATATTATAGCTGAAGCTGTTACGGCTATGGAGTTTAGGGCTAGTGCTGAGGATATTGCTCGTATTTGCCACGCTCACCCGACTTTTACTGAAGCTGTGAAGGAAGCTGCTCTTGCTGCTACTGAAAATAGAGCGATACACGCGTGA
- a CDS encoding nitric-oxide reductase large subunit, translating to MTAKKLWIWLGATVAASFLVLIFFGVEIYRTAPPFPQKIVTTNGETLYEGQDIKDGQNAWQSIGGQTVGSIWGHGAYIAPDWNADYLHRESMLLLDIFAQKDGKVYKDLPEEEQAKYQVQLRKELRTNTFNQQTGVITFSPERAQVAKELANYYSQLFMDDPALEQTRDHYAIPKNAIKDPARMAQMNAFFTWTSWVCSTNRPNDDVTYTNNWPYDPLIGNHPSTSLQMWSGFSVLMLLFGVGLLVYYHARNKEEETSDTFPSQDPLRNMKPTPSMKATLKYIWIVSLLIIVQMISGVITAHYGVEGSGFFGIPLDVVLPQAISRSWHVQLAIFWIATSWLATGLYIAPAVSGYEPKYQRLGVNVLFVALLIVVLGSLAGQWLGVMQKLGLVENFYFGHQGYEYIELGRFWQILLLVGLFLWLFLMVRALIPALKRKDESRHLLLLFVLSSVAIAAFYGAGLMYGRQTHMAIAEYWRWWVVHLWVEGFFEVFATVVAAFLFSRLGLLRIKVASTAVLFSTIIFLAGGILGTFHHLYFSATPTAVLALGATFSALEIVPLVLIGYEAYHNYQLSKTTEWIKAYKWPIYCFIAMCFWNFLGAGIFGFAINPPIALYYIQGLNTTAVHGHAALFGVYGILGIGLILFVLRGLYADRHWNYKILGWSFWLINIGLFVMLVGSLLPIGILQAVEAIQNGYWSARSEEFMQTDTMQLIRWLRVPGDTLLALGELLLVYFIIGLKTGWSLREKR from the coding sequence ATGACAGCAAAAAAATTGTGGATCTGGTTAGGGGCTACAGTAGCAGCCTCTTTCTTGGTGCTTATCTTTTTCGGTGTAGAAATATACCGTACAGCACCTCCTTTCCCCCAAAAAATCGTAACTACTAATGGGGAAACGCTCTATGAAGGGCAAGACATCAAAGACGGTCAGAACGCTTGGCAATCAATAGGCGGACAAACCGTAGGAAGTATATGGGGACACGGAGCTTACATAGCCCCCGACTGGAATGCCGATTACCTCCACCGAGAGTCTATGCTCTTATTAGATATCTTTGCTCAAAAAGACGGAAAAGTCTATAAAGACCTCCCCGAAGAAGAGCAAGCCAAGTATCAAGTACAGCTCCGAAAAGAGCTTCGTACCAATACTTTCAATCAGCAAACGGGGGTTATCACATTCTCTCCCGAGCGTGCTCAAGTAGCTAAAGAGTTAGCTAACTATTATAGCCAACTCTTTATGGACGACCCTGCACTTGAGCAAACACGTGACCATTACGCCATCCCCAAGAACGCCATCAAAGACCCTGCCCGTATGGCACAAATGAACGCTTTCTTTACTTGGACCTCTTGGGTTTGCAGCACCAATCGCCCTAATGACGATGTTACCTATACCAATAACTGGCCTTACGACCCTCTCATTGGTAACCACCCTTCTACTTCATTGCAGATGTGGTCAGGCTTTAGCGTACTGATGCTCCTCTTCGGGGTCGGATTACTCGTGTATTACCACGCTCGCAACAAAGAAGAAGAAACCTCCGATACCTTCCCTTCCCAAGATCCTTTGCGCAATATGAAGCCTACCCCTTCAATGAAAGCAACCCTTAAATACATCTGGATAGTGTCTTTGCTTATCATCGTCCAAATGATTTCTGGGGTTATTACAGCTCACTATGGGGTCGAAGGCAGCGGCTTCTTTGGCATCCCTCTCGATGTAGTACTGCCACAGGCCATTTCTCGTAGCTGGCACGTACAGTTAGCCATCTTCTGGATTGCTACCTCTTGGTTAGCTACAGGTCTGTATATAGCTCCTGCCGTATCAGGGTATGAACCCAAGTACCAACGTCTTGGCGTGAATGTACTCTTTGTAGCCTTGCTTATCGTAGTATTAGGCTCATTAGCAGGCCAATGGTTAGGCGTAATGCAAAAATTAGGCTTGGTCGAAAACTTCTACTTCGGGCATCAAGGCTATGAGTATATTGAGCTCGGTCGCTTCTGGCAAATCCTCCTACTTGTAGGTCTATTCCTATGGTTGTTCTTAATGGTTAGAGCTTTAATTCCAGCTCTCAAACGCAAAGATGAAAGTCGTCATTTATTGTTGTTATTCGTACTTTCATCAGTAGCTATTGCTGCCTTCTATGGCGCAGGGTTAATGTATGGTCGCCAAACACACATGGCAATAGCCGAATACTGGCGTTGGTGGGTAGTACACCTTTGGGTAGAAGGCTTCTTCGAGGTGTTTGCTACCGTAGTAGCTGCTTTCTTGTTCTCTCGCTTGGGCTTGTTACGCATTAAGGTAGCAAGTACAGCAGTGCTTTTCTCTACTATTATATTCTTAGCAGGCGGTATATTAGGTACTTTCCACCACCTCTACTTCAGCGCTACCCCTACAGCTGTATTAGCATTAGGAGCTACTTTCAGTGCCTTAGAAATCGTACCTTTGGTACTCATAGGTTATGAGGCATATCATAACTACCAATTGTCCAAAACTACCGAGTGGATTAAAGCCTACAAGTGGCCTATTTACTGCTTTATAGCTATGTGCTTCTGGAACTTCCTTGGGGCAGGTATCTTTGGCTTTGCTATAAATCCACCTATTGCTTTGTACTACATTCAAGGGCTTAATACCACTGCCGTTCACGGTCACGCTGCCTTGTTTGGGGTATATGGTATCTTGGGTATAGGGCTTATTTTATTCGTATTGCGAGGCTTGTATGCCGATCGTCATTGGAACTACAAAATACTCGGTTGGTCATTCTGGCTTATCAATATAGGCTTGTTCGTAATGTTAGTAGGCAGCTTATTGCCTATAGGTATTCTACAAGCAGTAGAAGCTATCCAAAATGGCTATTGGTCAGCACGCTCCGAAGAGTTTATGCAAACCGATACCATGCAACTCATCCGTTGGTTACGTGTTCCTGGTGATACGCTTTTAGCTTTAGGCGAATTGCTCTTGGTATACTTTATCATCGGTCTCAAAACAGGTTGGTCTCTCCGAGAAAAACGATAA
- a CDS encoding phosphatase PAP2 family protein: MKIFFFIVILLFAFLPLKAQTDSLSYKPKFKEVLLPASLVTVGLISNATYINRYVQRHAYGYSGGKKLRFDDYVQYLPAASVFLFSNLGFKAKHSIKERLIVGATAYAITAALVNGIKYTTKIHRPDGSAFNSFPSGHTATAFTGMELLWQEYKDENIWVGISGYAIATTVGAMRLYNNRHWVGDVCVGAGIGILSTRIAYWTLPYTSRLFSPKNNENSSTQMVFYPIYSSEMTGLGFILNY; the protein is encoded by the coding sequence ATGAAGATATTTTTTTTTATTGTAATACTTCTGTTTGCTTTTTTACCTTTAAAAGCACAAACTGATAGTCTTTCATACAAACCTAAGTTTAAAGAGGTTTTATTACCAGCATCGCTGGTTACAGTAGGGCTTATTTCTAACGCTACTTACATCAATAGATATGTGCAACGGCATGCTTATGGGTATTCGGGGGGTAAAAAACTGCGTTTTGACGATTATGTGCAGTACTTACCAGCTGCGAGTGTATTTCTATTCAGTAATTTAGGATTTAAGGCTAAGCATAGCATAAAAGAACGGCTGATAGTAGGCGCAACAGCGTACGCTATTACAGCTGCCTTGGTGAATGGGATAAAATACACAACCAAAATACATAGGCCTGATGGTAGTGCTTTTAATTCATTCCCCTCGGGACATACGGCTACTGCTTTTACTGGTATGGAGCTATTATGGCAGGAATATAAAGATGAAAATATATGGGTAGGTATTAGCGGTTATGCTATTGCTACTACGGTTGGTGCTATGCGACTATACAATAACCGTCACTGGGTAGGTGATGTATGTGTAGGGGCAGGGATAGGAATACTGAGTACTCGTATAGCTTATTGGACATTGCCTTATACTTCACGACTATTCAGCCCTAAAAATAATGAAAATAGTAGTACCCAAATGGTGTTCTACCCTATTTATTCTTCTGAAATGACAGGTTTAGGATTCATTCTTAATTACTAA
- a CDS encoding undecaprenyl-diphosphate phosphatase yields MNTLQAIIIAIIEGLTEYLPISSTAHMGFTAALMGMPDDEYLKMFQVSIQFGAILSVVVLYWRKFFDFKNWNFYFKLACAVVPALILGMLFDDKIEAVLGNQKAISVVLIVGGIILIFVDKWFKNPKIDNEKDITIKKAVTIGFWQCLAMMPGTSRSAASIIGGMTQGLTRKAAAEFSFFLAVPTMLAVTVYSIFLKKWGVAEEKGYELIMKTDESFWLFIIGNVIAFIVAMIAVKFFIHILTKFGFKVWGIYRIVIGTVLLWYFW; encoded by the coding sequence ATGAATACACTACAAGCTATTATTATTGCTATTATTGAGGGGCTTACTGAATATCTCCCAATTTCATCAACTGCCCATATGGGCTTTACAGCAGCCCTAATGGGTATGCCAGATGACGAGTATTTGAAGATGTTCCAAGTATCTATTCAGTTTGGAGCTATACTTTCGGTAGTAGTGCTGTATTGGCGTAAATTTTTTGACTTTAAAAACTGGAACTTTTACTTTAAGTTAGCTTGTGCTGTAGTGCCTGCTCTTATTTTGGGAATGTTATTTGACGATAAGATAGAAGCCGTATTAGGGAACCAAAAAGCTATTTCGGTAGTGCTTATTGTGGGAGGAATCATTCTTATTTTTGTAGATAAGTGGTTTAAAAACCCTAAGATTGACAATGAAAAAGATATTACCATTAAAAAAGCTGTTACTATTGGCTTTTGGCAATGCTTGGCAATGATGCCAGGTACTTCACGCTCGGCAGCTTCTATTATTGGAGGGATGACACAAGGACTTACCCGCAAGGCTGCAGCTGAATTTTCATTTTTCTTAGCTGTGCCTACCATGTTGGCTGTAACTGTATATTCTATCTTCCTAAAAAAATGGGGGGTTGCAGAAGAAAAAGGCTATGAGCTAATAATGAAAACTGATGAGAGTTTTTGGTTATTTATCATAGGTAATGTGATAGCTTTTATAGTGGCAATGATAGCAGTGAAATTTTTCATACATATACTCACTAAATTTGGTTTTAAAGTATGGGGTATTTACCGTATTGTAATTGGTACGGTATTATTGTGGTATTTTTGGTAA